From the genome of Solidesulfovibrio carbinolicus, one region includes:
- a CDS encoding LysM peptidoglycan-binding domain-containing protein, producing the protein MPTVRSTLAALALLLFAASAAFAGLHVYPADGPAPTVAVDTPKPLTYKVEKGDTVAVIAKKFGVDGKALLAANNLADAKKLKAGQTLTIPGKTAAPAPVAAVPAKAETKPAVAAPAPVAVAPAPVVAEKPDATARKAGGKEALDPGVVEEKPVKGKKGKKGAEPAPVPAPTVELTDKMRASFGKTGVIGNATDVPQPIRDEFWRYAQKWVDELDRLGVGTMANKKIKQVGSQWEATYRIIIRESLGAEVKRVEYDHTPYVGHITYMQRVYTSVGPTKEAALRGPWTEKDEAIREIFSYSGKTKAWR; encoded by the coding sequence ATGCCCACCGTTCGAAGCACCCTCGCCGCCCTCGCTCTCCTTCTTTTTGCCGCCTCCGCCGCCTTTGCCGGCCTGCACGTCTATCCCGCCGACGGCCCGGCTCCGACTGTCGCGGTCGATACGCCAAAGCCCCTGACCTACAAGGTCGAAAAGGGCGACACCGTGGCCGTCATCGCCAAGAAGTTCGGCGTGGACGGCAAGGCGTTACTCGCCGCCAACAATCTGGCCGACGCCAAAAAGCTCAAGGCCGGACAAACCCTGACCATTCCCGGCAAGACCGCCGCGCCGGCCCCTGTGGCCGCCGTGCCGGCCAAGGCCGAGACCAAGCCTGCCGTTGCGGCTCCGGCCCCTGTGGCCGTTGCGCCGGCTCCGGTGGTGGCGGAAAAGCCCGACGCCACGGCCCGCAAGGCCGGCGGCAAGGAAGCCCTGGACCCGGGCGTGGTCGAGGAAAAGCCCGTCAAGGGCAAGAAAGGCAAGAAGGGCGCGGAACCGGCCCCTGTCCCGGCCCCGACGGTGGAGCTCACCGACAAGATGCGGGCGTCATTTGGCAAGACCGGCGTGATTGGCAACGCCACCGACGTGCCCCAGCCCATCCGTGACGAATTCTGGCGTTATGCCCAGAAGTGGGTGGACGAGCTGGACCGCCTGGGCGTCGGCACCATGGCCAACAAGAAGATCAAGCAGGTCGGCAGCCAGTGGGAGGCCACCTACCGCATCATCATCCGCGAATCCCTGGGCGCCGAGGTCAAGCGCGTGGAGTACGACCACACGCCCTACGTCGGCCACATCACCTACATGCAGCGGGTCTACACCAGCGTCGGACCGACCAAGGAGGCCGCCTTGCGCGGTCCCTGGACCGAGAAGGACGAAGCCATCCGCGAGATCTTCAGCTACTCCGGCAAGACCAAGGCCTGGCGCTAA
- the ltrA gene encoding group II intron reverse transcriptase/maturase: MAAQETESPASTRHLMEAVCERANLREALKRVKGNKGSAGIDGMTVDQLTDYLKEHWPDIRQRLLTGAYRPSPVNRVEIPKPDGGKRKLGIPTVLDRFVQQAVMQVLQRLLDPSFSEHSYGFRPRRSAHQAVRQAQEHIARGLRFVVDIDLEKFFDRVNHDILMGLLAKRLEDKRMLRLIRAFLNAGVMERGLVGPTDEGTPQGGPLSPLLSNIVLDVLDRELERRGHRFVRYADDCNIYVRSRRAGERTMHSISRFLEKRLKLKVNAGKSAVDRPARRKFLGVSFTAGSEPRRRIAPQAIKRFKGRIRELSGTGRSIETTVERLSVYLRGWIGYFGFCQAKSVLKGLDSWLRRRLRCVLWRQWKRGRKRFAELRSRGVGKDLAAQTAGSPLGPWHISRSPALSIALPNSYFASLGLPTLGAR; the protein is encoded by the coding sequence ATGGCGGCACAGGAAACCGAAAGCCCGGCGTCAACCAGGCACTTGATGGAAGCGGTCTGCGAGAGGGCAAACCTCCGGGAGGCGCTCAAGCGAGTCAAGGGCAACAAGGGCAGTGCGGGGATCGACGGCATGACCGTGGATCAGCTTACGGACTACCTCAAGGAGCACTGGCCGGACATCAGGCAACGGCTTCTCACGGGCGCGTACCGGCCCAGCCCGGTGAACCGGGTGGAGATTCCCAAGCCGGATGGCGGCAAACGCAAGCTCGGCATTCCCACCGTACTCGACCGATTCGTGCAACAGGCGGTGATGCAGGTTTTGCAGCGCCTGTTGGATCCCTCCTTCTCCGAGCACAGCTACGGCTTCCGGCCCCGGCGCTCGGCCCATCAGGCGGTGCGCCAGGCCCAGGAGCACATCGCTCGGGGCTTGCGCTTCGTGGTGGACATCGACCTGGAGAAGTTCTTCGACCGGGTCAACCACGACATCCTGATGGGGCTTTTGGCCAAGCGGCTGGAAGACAAACGCATGCTCCGGCTCATCCGTGCGTTCCTGAACGCGGGGGTGATGGAGAGAGGGCTCGTAGGCCCGACGGACGAAGGGACGCCGCAAGGCGGTCCCCTTTCACCGCTGTTGTCGAACATCGTGCTCGACGTCTTGGACCGGGAACTTGAGAGACGCGGCCACCGCTTTGTGCGCTACGCGGATGATTGCAATATCTATGTGCGCAGTAGGCGGGCCGGAGAGCGGACAATGCACAGCATCAGCCGTTTTCTGGAAAAGCGCCTCAAGCTCAAGGTGAACGCAGGGAAAAGTGCGGTGGACAGGCCAGCCCGGCGGAAGTTTCTCGGAGTCAGCTTTACGGCCGGAAGTGAGCCGCGACGGCGGATAGCGCCGCAGGCGATCAAGCGGTTCAAAGGCAGAATCCGTGAACTGTCCGGTACGGGACGGAGTATCGAAACGACGGTGGAACGTCTATCGGTCTACCTGCGCGGCTGGATCGGGTACTTTGGATTCTGCCAGGCGAAATCAGTGCTCAAAGGCCTGGACTCATGGCTCAGGCGTCGCTTGCGATGCGTGTTGTGGCGGCAGTGGAAACGGGGGCGGAAGCGGTTTGCTGAACTGAGGTCAAGGGGCGTAGGTAAAGACCTTGCCGCTCAAACGGCCGGAAGTCCTCTCGGACCTTGGCATATCAGCCGAAGCCCGGCCCTGAGCATCGCTCTGCCCAACAGCTATTTTGCCTCACTCGGACTGCCAACCCTAGGTGCCAGGTGA
- the ltrA gene encoding group II intron reverse transcriptase/maturase: MAAQETESPASTRHLMEAVCERANLREALKRVKGNKGSAGIDGMTVDQLTDYLKEHWPDIRQRLLTGAYRPSPVNRVEIPKPDGGKRKLGIPTVLDRFVQQAVMQVLQRLLDPSFSEHSYGFRPRRSAHQAVRQAQEHIARGLRFVVDIDLEKFFDRVNHDILMGLLAKRLEDKRMLRLIRAFLNAGVMERGLVGPTDEGTPQGGPLSPLLSNIVLDVLDRELERRGHRFVRYADDCNIYVRSRRAGERTMHSISRFLEKRLKLKVNAGKSAVDRPARRKFLGVSFTAGSEPRRRIAPQAIKRFKGRIRELSGTGRSIETTVERLSVYLRGWIGYFGFCQAKSVLKGLDSWLRRRLRCVLWRQWKRGRKRFAELRSRGVGKDLAAQTAGSPLGPWHISRSPALSIALPNSYFASLGLPTLGAR; the protein is encoded by the coding sequence ATGGCGGCACAGGAAACCGAAAGCCCGGCGTCAACCAGGCACTTGATGGAAGCGGTCTGCGAGAGGGCAAACCTCCGGGAGGCGCTCAAGCGAGTCAAGGGCAACAAGGGCAGTGCGGGGATCGACGGCATGACCGTGGATCAGCTTACGGACTACCTCAAGGAGCACTGGCCGGACATCAGGCAACGGCTTCTCACGGGCGCGTACCGGCCCAGCCCGGTGAACCGGGTGGAGATTCCCAAGCCGGATGGCGGCAAACGCAAGCTCGGCATTCCCACCGTACTCGACCGATTCGTGCAACAGGCGGTGATGCAGGTTTTGCAGCGCCTGTTGGATCCCTCCTTCTCCGAGCACAGCTACGGCTTCCGGCCCCGGCGCTCGGCCCATCAGGCGGTGCGCCAGGCCCAGGAGCACATCGCTCGGGGCTTGCGCTTCGTGGTGGACATCGACCTGGAGAAGTTCTTCGACCGGGTCAACCACGACATCCTGATGGGGCTTTTGGCCAAGCGGCTGGAAGACAAACGCATGCTCCGGCTCATCCGTGCGTTCCTGAACGCGGGGGTGATGGAGAGAGGGCTCGTAGGCCCGACGGACGAAGGGACGCCGCAAGGCGGTCCCCTTTCGCCGCTGTTGTCGAACATCGTGCTCGACGTCTTGGACCGGGAACTTGAGAGACGCGGCCACCGCTTTGTGCGCTACGCGGATGATTGCAATATCTACGTGCGCAGTAGGCGAGCCGGAGAGCGGACAATGCACAGCATCAGCCGTTTTCTGGAAAAGCGCCTCAAGCTCAAGGTGAACGCAGGGAAAAGTGCGGTGGACAGGCCAGCCCGGCGGAAGTTTCTCGGAGTCAGCTTTACGGCCGGAAGTGAGCCGCGACGGCGGATAGCGCCGCAGGCGATCAAGCGGTTCAAAGGCAGAATCCGTGAACTGTCCGGTACGGGACGGAGTATCGAAACGACGGTGGAACGTCTATCGGTCTACCTGCGCGGCTGGATCGGGTACTTTGGATTCTGCCAGGCGAAATCAGTGCTCAAAGGCCTGGACTCATGGCTCAGGCGTCGCTTGCGATGCGTGTTGTGGCGGCAGTGGAAACGGGGGCGGAAGCGGTTTGCTGAACTGAGGTCAAGGGGCGTAGGTAAAGACCTTGCCGCTCAAACGGCCGGAAGTCCTCTCGGACCTTGGCATATCAGCCGAAGCCCGGCCCTGAGCATCGCTCTGCCCAACAGCTATTTTGCCTCACTCGGACTGCCAACCCTAGGTGCCAGGTGA
- a CDS encoding methyltransferase family protein, protein MNRWGMGTMLYRATICYGLLAIVYDAILIESFCDRLIPERLALAVGGVLLALGFVVYALGTFSVYKAIDAGQLATRGIFAVVRHPLYAAWIWCIVPGLALMQGTLLALLTPVVAGVFYWLCIPHEEVWLLSRFGEQYRQYCRRVGGIVPKLRRWGLPQAG, encoded by the coding sequence ATGAATCGTTGGGGAATGGGAACCATGCTCTACCGCGCCACTATCTGCTACGGTTTGCTTGCCATCGTTTACGACGCCATCCTGATCGAATCTTTTTGCGACCGCCTGATCCCCGAACGCCTGGCTCTGGCCGTGGGCGGGGTGCTTCTCGCCCTGGGCTTTGTGGTGTACGCTCTGGGCACGTTTTCGGTGTACAAGGCCATCGACGCCGGACAACTCGCCACGCGCGGCATTTTCGCCGTGGTGCGCCATCCGCTTTACGCCGCCTGGATCTGGTGCATCGTGCCCGGGCTGGCGCTCATGCAGGGCACGCTTTTGGCCCTTTTGACGCCGGTGGTGGCGGGGGTGTTCTACTGGTTGTGCATTCCCCATGAAGAAGTCTGGTTGTTGTCGCGTTTCGGCGAGCAGTACCGGCAGTATTGCCGCCGCGTGGGCGGCATTGTGCCGAAGTTGAGGCGTTGGGGACTACCCCAGGCGGGGTGA
- a CDS encoding OmpA family protein has product MNKKLQVVLVALVALLLGFSGPAMAKKQVPKVDNFIYFIDHSSSMAFSYKGQRYVQFGGVSKIMMAKSLARELNKMTPELGYKAGLYTFAPYKEYAAMAPYKQATMAAAVEKINTDYTVYGRMTPMGKGLEDLDKLPVSTLSGKTGVFIFSDGDSNCGVDPVAVAQSLKAKYGDNLCFYVVDLSDNKHGQQVLKAIAALGKCNCIELGEELLRNEAAREKFLECALYEWIEDEIVVFRSIYFDFDKYNIKPEFVPVLEEGTAIIKSKTGMKVILEGHTDSIGSEQYNMKLGQRRADSVKAFFVKKGIDASRIETISFGESDPVATNKTAQGRALNRRCVIKFKSM; this is encoded by the coding sequence ATGAACAAGAAACTGCAAGTCGTGTTGGTGGCTCTGGTCGCCCTGCTGCTGGGATTCAGCGGTCCGGCCATGGCCAAGAAGCAGGTCCCGAAGGTCGACAACTTCATTTACTTCATCGACCATTCCAGCTCCATGGCGTTTTCCTATAAGGGACAGCGTTATGTGCAGTTTGGCGGCGTCTCCAAGATCATGATGGCCAAGTCCCTGGCCCGTGAACTGAACAAGATGACCCCCGAACTGGGCTACAAGGCCGGTCTGTACACCTTCGCTCCGTACAAGGAGTACGCTGCGATGGCCCCGTACAAGCAGGCCACCATGGCTGCCGCTGTTGAAAAGATCAACACCGACTACACCGTTTACGGCCGCATGACCCCCATGGGCAAGGGCCTGGAAGATCTGGACAAGCTGCCCGTCTCGACCCTGAGCGGCAAGACCGGCGTGTTCATCTTCTCCGACGGCGACTCCAACTGCGGCGTCGATCCCGTGGCCGTGGCCCAGTCCCTGAAGGCCAAGTACGGCGACAACCTGTGCTTCTACGTTGTCGACCTGTCCGACAACAAGCACGGCCAGCAGGTCCTCAAGGCCATCGCCGCCCTGGGCAAGTGCAACTGCATCGAGCTCGGCGAAGAGCTGCTCCGCAACGAGGCCGCCCGCGAGAAGTTCCTCGAGTGCGCCCTGTACGAGTGGATCGAAGACGAAATCGTCGTCTTCCGCAGCATCTACTTCGACTTCGACAAGTACAACATCAAGCCCGAATTCGTGCCCGTCCTTGAAGAAGGCACCGCCATCATCAAGTCCAAGACCGGCATGAAGGTCATCCTCGAGGGCCACACCGACTCCATCGGCTCCGAGCAGTACAACATGAAGCTCGGCCAGCGCCGCGCCGACTCGGTCAAGGCCTTCTTCGTGAAGAAGGGCATCGACGCCTCCCGCATCGAGACCATCAGCTTCGGCGAGTCCGATCCGGTGGCCACCAACAAGACCGCTCAGGGCCGCGCTCTGAACCGTCGCTGCGTGATCAAGTTCAAGTCCATGTAG